The following nucleotide sequence is from Borreliella spielmanii.
TATTTTACTTTGTAAAAACTGTGAGTAGTTTATAATGATAGAATATAATCCCATTGCAATCCAACTTTGAATGATGAATGTTATATTTAAAAATTTTATTCCAATAAGAAATAATGGGATGTTTAATGCAAATATTGTCCATCCTAAATTGAAGCTTGCCAGGTAATGCAGCATTAATGAAATGCCCCCAATTCCCCCACTAAGAAGTCCGTGAGGAATGTATAAAATATTTGTGGAAATTGCCATTAGCGTTGAGCCCAAAGCTATTTGTATTGTGCTATCAAATATTAATTTAGGATTTTTAGTAATAGTTTTTATTTTTTTTGCTAGTATTATGAATAACAATTTGAGTTTTTTTTTAATCCTGCGACAACTTATCTTTTTTTTCTTTTTCACTTAACACCAGATTTACTTTTAAGCCATAAAATAATTTACTTGAATTTTATATTAATTTTGCAAAAAAAACAATTTTATTCCCTTTTTTTATTTTTTTTGATATCATGTTCATGAAACTATGGCGATGAATTATGTAAAATTTATAGTATTAATAGTTCTGCTTTTTTTTTATATTTGGTTTTTTATTATCCTCAGAATGAAAAGGATTAATCTGTTTTTATTAGAGAAAATTAAAAATGGAGCAAAAATTTTAGACATTCGATCTCCCAAAGAATATAATAAGTCGCATTATTTGAAATCAATTAACATTCCTTTTAATAATTTATTTGCTAAAAAAGATAAGTTGGGTGATTTTGAGTCCCAAATAATTGTTTATGGTAAAAGTTTTAATAAGTCTTACGAGGCTAAAAAAGTTTTAAAAAGTATGGGATTTAAGAATGTATTTGTGGCTGGTACTTTAAAAGACATGCCGCAAATGGAAAAAAAGAAGTTAGTTGATGGCTAAGATTATTGGGATATCTGGTGGTTCTGGAAGCGGAAAAACTACAGTTGTAAGCAAGATTAGTGAGTTTATTCCAGAGTTTGTCCTTATCTCTCAAGATAATTACTATAAGAGCGTGGGTGATTATGAATATGAGTTTTCTAAGGTAAATTTTGATCATCCGGATGCTTTTGATAATAATTTGTTTTATGAACATTTGAAAAATTTAAAAAAAAATAGCCCAATAGACATGCCTCTTTATGACTTTATTAATCATAAAAGGCAGCTTAAAACGGTTTTGGTTGTTCCAACTCCTGTTGTTATTGTTGAAGGTATTATGATTTTTGTTGAAGAGAGGATAAGAAATTTAATAGATCTTAAAATATATATTGATACCCCAAATGATATTAGATTTATTAGGCGTTTAAGGAGAGATATTTCTAAAAGGGGACGTACTTTAGAATCGGTTATTGATCAGTATTTAAGCACCACTAGATGGGGCTATTATAGGTTTATTGAGCCTACCAAAGAATATGCTGACCTTATTATTCCTGAAGGAGGTCACAATGATAAAGCGCTTTATGTGCTTTCAACTTTTCTTAAGTCCTTAAGTAAAGAAGGGTTAGATTTTATCTAAATTAATGATATTGGATAGTAATCGATTTCAATGTAAACAGTATTTGTTATTTTTACCTTTTCTCTTGTTTTATTAACTAGTTTTTCAAGCAAGCTGTAGGATTTTGACAAATATATTATATTGTATCTGTAATTTTTAGATATTTTTTTCATAATAGCTTCTGATGGGCCTAAGTGATCAATTCCTTCTTGCAAAAATTCTTTAGATTTTTCAAAAAATTCCCAGCATTTTTGTTTAACAGATTCTTCATTTTTACTTCTAAATACTATTCTAATAATTTTGTTAAAAGGAGGATAGTTTAATTTTTTTCTTATATCTAGTTCTTGTTCGTAAAATTGTTCATATTGGTTCTTATAAGCATATTTTATGGCATAATAATTAGGATTTTTTGTTTGTATAATAATTGTGTTATCATCTTTAAATCTTGCGACTCTTCCCATAATTTGTGAGAGTGTTGTAAAAATTCTTTCGCTGCTTCTAAAGTCAGGTAATCCTATTCCAATGTCTGCATTGATTATGCCTAGTGTTTTTATATTTTCAAAATTGAATCCTTTTGCAATGATTTGTGTTCCTATAAGTATGTCTATTTCTTTATTTTCAAACTTATTTATTGAATTGATATTTTCTATTTTTGTAATATCAGAATCTATTCTTGCAATTTTTGCATTTGGCAAAAATTTTTTTAACTCTTTTTCAACAAGTTGAATTCCATAAGTTTTGTATTTAATGTCTTTTGATTTGCATTGAGGACAATAGTTTGTTGTTTTTGTTTTATAGCTACAATAGTGACATGAAAGTTTGTTTTCTTTTTTGTAGTAAATTAGACTAAATGAGCAATT
It contains:
- the udk gene encoding uridine kinase, with the translated sequence MAKIIGISGGSGSGKTTVVSKISEFIPEFVLISQDNYYKSVGDYEYEFSKVNFDHPDAFDNNLFYEHLKNLKKNSPIDMPLYDFINHKRQLKTVLVVPTPVVIVEGIMIFVEERIRNLIDLKIYIDTPNDIRFIRRLRRDISKRGRTLESVIDQYLSTTRWGYYRFIEPTKEYADLIIPEGGHNDKALYVLSTFLKSLSKEGLDFI
- a CDS encoding rhodanese-like domain-containing protein, yielding MNYVKFIVLIVLLFFYIWFFIILRMKRINLFLLEKIKNGAKILDIRSPKEYNKSHYLKSINIPFNNLFAKKDKLGDFESQIIVYGKSFNKSYEAKKVLKSMGFKNVFVAGTLKDMPQMEKKKLVDG